The Ananas comosus cultivar F153 linkage group 6, ASM154086v1, whole genome shotgun sequence genome segment ttttatataatcctcataactataaattcattaacataagaaattagcttaaattttgaagtaaaattATTGCtgaactaactcaaatcaaataaatttgaaattggatagtaaaatcaaaattttgaatgatagtgtagtcgattcaaaataatttaaagttcaaataagttttatacttttttaccAATAATATAAGGCAATTATTTTGCGCATGATTGTTATAATTCTTTCTTGTTGACAGTGGAGTGTCCAATTAACGAAGCACacgaatttaaatttaggtaaaaatatgCAGAATTTATCAAGAttataaatcattttaaaaCGACTgtcctcaaaattttgattttactatccaaccacTCAATTTGTTCGATTTAAGCtagtcaacgatattttgatttcaaaatttgaatacatcatttatctttatatgtttcattaatacattttatacaatcctcacaactataaatttcttaaaataagaaactagcttaaattttgaagtcaaatcactgttgaccgactcaaatcaactaaactgaaagattcaaaataataaaattcaaatatttttaaattgggTAGCCATTTTAAAATGAAGTTTAGTTTTACCTTGAACCCTCTTAAATCACGACAGATGCATTGTACGCTGATAATACGTTATATTATAAATGATCATCTATCCTACCCaaactttaaatactaaaaGGAGACATTCTGTTGAATGTAATTGtaaatacaatataattaaaaatgtatGCAGCTAGAAATACAGTAGTTGCAATTATATGCATCTTGTTTGATTGGATACTTGGATGTGGCAAATACAttagaattataaataatttatttggtagtATACTGTTGAGAagtatatttgtaaattttattattttatatatgggtgataattattagaaaatgtaaacttatcttttatttaaattgttaTCTCAAACTATTGCAGTTGAGCTTTCTCGTTTAATTCCAACTGCAGCTGTTAAATTCGAATGTATGAAATAAAATACCAAATTAAGATTtacaaatagtttaaaaatatagtgCAATTGCGACTGCGTGCAACTAATATGGAAACAATGCTATCGCAAACAAATCACGTATATGTGGGCTTGAGGAAGTGAAGCCCAATATAAGGCCTAAATTATTAGATTGGGCCGGGCCTCCAAATGAAAAGCCCAAAATAATTCAGACTCGTCTCGAGCTTACCAGTGGAGCCCAATCGACCCCAACCAATTTGGACATAGTTAGCATTTAAAAGggtctttttttccttttagctacctcagaattttttttttttttttttttcacaaatactcctgcaaaatttatatttgtaacatCTGTCCTATCCCCGCCACACAAGCACCACGCGAACTCCACATACATGTGGCTGGTTAAGTTGAATACGTTTAACCATTCTCCATGTCCTTTTCACATTCATTGtgtttattatattaaatattgtaTAAGTTTAGTTAAACatgataaatcattcaccgtatccatttacggtaaatgattcactgtATTCAACTTAATTTGTTACGCTTACATGGCGCTTGCATGGCGTTTGCGTGGCGGGAAAAGGACTaatcttgtaaatataaattttatgaagctattgtgaaattttttttcagagggctaaaagcaaaaaaaaggtaatttaAAATAGGTAGAAAATTTCAGACGGGCGGATTCGGACCAGACAAACTGATCTGATCCGAAATCACACTCCGCCTTTTCTCATTTGGATCTcatatccgaacccgaaatctACTGAATCCGCACAAGGGTCAATTGCACCATTGGTCCCCGATCTTTactcgatttttctttttttgggttgtTCCCTAACTTTGGTCTTTTCTATACTTTGATCcttattttcttctttcatatttatttatctattagaAGTGACCATCTTTACTATCATCCTCTGCATCTATGACTATCGTCTATTCTAAAGTATTCAACACTCTAGCGTTGAGCCGATTATGTTACCAAACTCTTTCGAAAATTTAGAAAAGTCGATACTGAGATTGATTTGGATTATtaaatcatacatatatatgtacatatattgaCGTTGGCTTCAGtctattttatcaaaattaataggaACCTGAGTGATTGAAACCAAACTGCAATAAACTATAAAAATCAGTCATGCAAATGggtaaaaggaaaaagaaaaagaccaaaGTAAATCAAAAGAGCAAAGCAATCTATACACTAACATCTCACTAATCCTgagacataatttatttactattcaTATCCAAAAGAAGTGAATGGATAGTAATTTTCTaaatgtaaaaatgtataaaagttTTTagaactatagaccattttgatttgactactcaaactttcaaaattttgattttagcgTCCAAccattcaatttgtttaatttaagtaATTGATGGCtctccaaatataaaatttaagctaattatctactttaataaatttatagttatgtaaattatataaaatatactaactaaatttatagaaataaatgatacattcaaattttaaagctaAATAGTCACTAATTGggtcaaataaaaaagaaaataaaaggttagatagtaaatatcaaaatattgaaAGATTAGGTAGCCAAATCCAAATGTATAATAGATTGATAGTTTAGGTGTCACAGATTCGGACACACGATATGAAACACGACATGCCTATGACATGATCACTCATTAGcttcaaaaaattaggacacagacacgatattaataaaatataatattaaccttattaatataatacaatatatttattatatataaaatattaattttgataaaatgttattatattttataccaataaagttaataaattttttattgatagttcatatttttttaaaaaaattctcttatacataatttattaaaacaaaatatttattatattattatatatacataaaaaataatataaaaagaatatatttttttaaagggaTGTACCATGGACTCCATCTAGGCATtgcaaacggatccggattGGTGGAGCGCCCGCCCGGCCATGACAGGGCAGTAAATGgaaaaaataaacggattcaGGGGCGGAAACgggataaattttacgatccgagatggattcggggcaggaaacgggagaaattttgacccgcctCGAATCCGCCCTGCCATGATCCGTCCTGAATCCGCCCTGAATTCGCCccgaaaatcatttatattttaaaaaaatattcctaaaaaataatgtatttacaaaaaagttcaaaatacaaataatttagtattctcattctaatgtatttgaaacttttgaattttgtttgaattgtgattgtattttttttataattaatgttgttaaattatatatataatattattaaaaaatattaatttatatttacaaatatttaataatattataattttataaaacatattattggcggggcggattcggggcgccggcggaAAACGGTTACGAGGCGGGCGGATTatggatgtattttttaacccatCACGGATTCAGGGCGGAAGGCGGGGCGAGATTTGCTAGttggggcgggaggcggggcggggctcccgcccccaaatccgccccgtttgcatccctactcacGTCGAACGCGTAACCATAGTGTTACCGCGTCAGACACGAGCCCGATACGGACAAGCAAGACTTAAAAAAGTGTTTGTGATAGGTAGGGACGTAAAACAGGTCGGGTAGCCCACGCGCCTTCAGGCCGGGCAACAGCACGGTATGGATACTATAGCATCCGGCCCGACTTGGCCCGGCCTAGACTTTCGGTTCATGTTGGGCCACTATAATTGGGCACGATGGCTTGGCACGGTCCGGCCAATAACGGGCCTGGGTCAAGCCGGGCAGAGAAGAGGTTCGCGGTCTGATTGGCACGGCCCACCAGGCCAACGTGGCCCGGACCCCACGGCCGAAGGCAACCTGCTTTGGGCTTGGGGTTCGAGCTCCTAGAGAGAAGGGCTCCTCGGGAGGAGTCTCCCCAAGAGCGCTCCTCCCAAGGTTGGGAGGAGTGGGTGGTTTTTGATTTAATGGACCAAACAATTTTGAtctattagataaaaaatttattttttaaaaattaataataataaaataataatttatattttttttataaaaatttaaaattttattattttataattattttaataaatttaaaattttttaattaaaatatcaatttaaagagaaattaaggatttaagtgccgtagcacggagtcgtgccggaaacttgctggTACAATacagcacggtgcgtgccgggcTGTGCCGATACGTGCCAGTAACAAAAAATTCAtatgtgccaacacataataatatgaaatatttattttctataacaacaaaatattctaatggttaattatgtaattttatcaaatcttttaaattttgttgagaaaattacttattaatttaaagaataaaaaattttgagttgtgTCATTGACACGGGGGCTGTATCGTAtcaatatcttgttggcacgatacggtaTGATAGATACGGCCCGGATGGACACTTAAATCGTTGATAGgaataatacattattttaatttttaaaaattttatattttttttaaaaaataaaaaagataaggaACCGGCCCGGAGAACGGCACGGTTCGTGTCTTCCGGGCCGGACGGCAGAGCTGGGCCGGAGGGTTGTTAGCTCCGGACCGGCCCGTATTTTAAACCGGGCCGGGCCGAGgaaagttttatacatttttatgtttttttaaaaaaagaaaaatttgtaGAGTTTAGAGGCCCCCCTTAACCATTTCTAAGGGGAAAAACCCCTTCGTCGCTGTTGCTGGTGGAGAGGGTTTTGGCGCTCAATTCCACAACCCCCGAAGCCCCCAACGCGCGCTGTAGCGAGaaagggtttttatttttttttcctctcttttggtGGCGCATCGCCGAGTTCCCGAAGGAAACCCTATGGCGGAGATCATGGagatcgacgacgacgacgacgccccCGCCGctgcgccgccaccgccgaaGCTCGACAAGGGCAAATCCCCCCTCGCTCACGACGTCGCCAAATCCGCTCCCTGGGTCGAGAAGTACCGCCCCAAATCCCtcgccgacgtcgccgcccACCGCGACATCGTCGACACAAGTACTCCCCCTCTCTCGATCCCGGATTCGTCGTCGTTGTTGCTGATGTTGTTGTTGATGATGTTGTTTTTGATggttttgttgttgttgatgatgatgatgatgatgatgatgatgatgttttGGTTACTATGATTTTTGGCCGTTGTAGTTGATCGTCTCACCAACGAGAACAGGCTCCCGCATTTGCTCCTTTACGGTCCCCCGGGGACGGGGAAAACGTCGACGATCCTCGCCGTCGCGCGGAAGCTCTATGGTTCGCAGTACCAGAACATGATCCTCGAGCTCAACGCGTCGGATGATAGGGGGATTGGTGTCGTTCGGCAGCAGATTCAGGATTTCGCGAGCGCTCGGAGCCTGTCGTTTGGGTAAAAGAGAGCTAGATGAAAATTATGCAATCTATGAATAGATTTAGGCTTTTAGCTGTAGCTATCATAGAGTATTTGACAATCAGAAAAGTTTGAAACTCTTCCTGTAGCACTAAGcaaaaaaaatgtgatttttaGGTCCTAGTGAAGAGGCTCCAACTTGGGAGCGAAGCCAttggaaaaaattatttaggtaaaaatgtatggtgaCCTTCTCAACTATATAGGCCATTTTCAAGTAGGACAtccaaattttctattttgattgGCGGCCCTTCAATCTTTAATTGCTTGATTTGATCTCTCTTTATTGAATTGGGGATTTCTTTAAAATTTAGCACTTTGTTTCTATTACAATTGTAAAGAGTGTCCAGTGCATTTCTTTTCTAGATGGTATGGGAATATGTGACCAAATTGAGATTTGCTCACCATAACAAACACTAGAATGAATAATAAAAGGACTTATCTGAATTTTGCGGACCTTTGAAACAGTGAACTGCTTATAATCTATTTCAATACATGCTGCTGGTTTGTTACTGGGTAAGCCAAATTGGATTACATATTTGTAATTTGACCTTTAAGTACTTGTAAAATTCTATTCTTCTTCTATGTTTACGTAGAGCAAAGCCTTCTGTTAAATTGGTACTGTTGGATGAAGCAGATGCAATGACCAAGGATGCACAGTTTGCTTTGCGTCGAGGTTTGCTGATATTATAGAACTatcatttttaaataataatttcataaccGTGCTTCTCGTTATCAAGCTTACcaaatttgtttatattttctctTGGTTTAGTGATTGAGAAACATACAAAGAGCACAAGGTTTGCACTTATCTGCAATCATGTCAACAAAATAATACCAGCATTACAGTCAAGGTGCACTCGCTTTAGGTTTGCTCCCCTTGAGGCTACCCATATTAGAGAACGTCTACAGTATGTGATAAAAGCTGAAGGGTATGTCCCTACCTTACCTTGATTAATTTATGAATCTTTAATGTGATTTACTGATGTTTATGTAGTTAGAAAGATTAATTTCCTGGTTTCAAACTTCCCCTGAATCTAATGGTTATTTTTTAAGGCATTTTATTAAGGCTGGTCTTCTTCATTTCATTTTTTGTGTTCCTGTTTAGCATTGATATAATACATTAGTCTATGCTTCTTAGTTTTCTCTTGCTATGCTAGTCTGAAAGACCAAGTTTCATACTTTCCTGGATTATTATCTGGAATAAAGACTAAGATGTATTATTGCTTGACTTAGTTGAGCTTAATAACTTGTATTACTTTTGCTGTGATTTAGTTGTGCTCAATAACTTGTATTACTTACTTTTACTTCTTGTTCTATGTTTCTTGACTGCCTTTTGCAAGAAAGGATTTGCCATGTTATGTTGGCAGTAGTGAgttcatttttatttcctttCCCGGTGGGTTTAATCCAAGGATTGGCTAAGGATTGTCATGCCACTGGCAGGGCTTATGCTGTTGTGCCGGAGGCATAGCACAGCACAGTGGCACGGGGCATGCCAATGTCGGCATGCCCCTTCATGCCAATGGCACGCCATTGGTATATTGGCACAggttttttctaattaatttttcatgaaaatttagttttttaagaGTATTTTAATATCTTTAGGGGCTATAAAAATGGTTTATGTATTATATCTCACACAATTAAGTAAGAATAGAGTTATAATCTTCTGAataactaaagaaaaaaaatatttatatagattatgaaattatatggataaagCCAAAACTAAAGTCAtaattggataaaaatttatagggaAACACTACCATGAATAAAATCATTAGATCTAAAACGATAAAAGAAATTTGAGGAAATCtttttaattgtaatttttCACTAAAAGTTGGTCTTATAATGAAATAGAATTTATCAATTACTCCAAATGTTAGTACATTTAGAAGATCTACGTCCttttaagtataaaaaaatttactaccTCAAAAAGAACCCcagaaaaatgtaaaaaaaaaacctagtttGTCGATATAGCGTTGGCACAACCCTGTGCCATGTGCCAACACGGCCTCAGCATGGTATGGCATGGGCAGCACATGCAGTCCTTGGTTTAATCTATAAATTCTTGATCCAGTAGGACTTCAAGAGCTTGCTAACTAATCCATCTAGCATTTCTCCGATCCTTACAGTACCACTATAGTGCCTTGCAGTATCATTACTGTGCTGTACAGTACTGCTAAAATTCTTAGCAGTACTTGATATTTTTATTGCAATTTTCCTTCTTTCTGGACCTCTCAGTTTGGGGTGTTACGTAGCATAacaatatttgataaaatatggTCTTACTTATGTCAATCATTTCCATCAGAATAACTATTTGTCTCAGTACTGGCGAGTGCTATGGGTAACTTCCAAGTTTCTACTTTTGTAAAACTAAGCCGATGCTCCAAATTAGCGAAAACAGTTGTTTCAACCTGTTATACTTGGTTTTTGCCTTTCGTGCAGTGAAGAATCCAATTAATGGCAGTTCTTTTTTCATCATAGGTGACCTTTTTAGATATGTCTGCACACTTTGGAAAAATTCATGTACAATTTTTTTGTCCTGTTAGGCTTGATGTGGATGAGAGTGGCCTTACAGCACTAGTACGGTTGAGCAATGGTGACATGAGAAAGGCTTTGAACATATTGCAGGTTCTGATCTGCACTATCTAACACTTTTAAGCTCTTtatgcttatttttttttaaaaaaaatatgtgctTCTGTTAACTACTTTGTTTTCATCTAGGATTCACTTGTTAGATCAGTAGGAAGTCTGATCTGCGCAGTCATTTTTGTTCTCTACTTTGTTTTGAGTAGCTTGGTTAATAAACTTGACCTATATGATCTCCTTTAGCTCACTCGTTGACCAATAAAGtgaataacatttttttttgatttagagGCTTAGAGCTAGATAGTCCTTCATTTGAGGTCTGTAAGTTAACTTCTCTAAATTTGCCAGCCTTCTCCTTATTCTTACATTGAGATTTATTCTCCATTTCTGTTTTGCAGTCAACGCATATGGCTTCTCAACATATAACAGAAGAAGCCGTCTACCTTTGCACTGGAAATCCAATGCCAAAAGACATTGAGCAGATAGCCTATTGGTTACTGAATGAATCATTTACAACCAGTTTCAGATGTATCCTACACGAATTGTTTCcatttctatgttttctttctTAGTTATCTTTTAATCTGAATATACACATGTTATGAATTTGTCCTTTACTTTGTTTAGATATATCTGATATAAAAATGAGGAAAGGATTGGCGTTGATCGATATTGTGAGGGAGGTTACTATGTATGGATTTACAAACtcatctttttcctttttgtttacCCTTTAATAAGTGGACTTTTCTTTTGTAGCGGTCTCTAACGAATTGCTTTCTCAGGTTTGttttcaaaatacaaatgcCATCAAATGTCCAAGTAAAACTAATCAATGATTTGGCAGATATCGAGTATGTTCTAAATTTTCACATCTGGCTTGTTATTAATCTTTTTGCTATAGTTGTGTATCTATTGCTTGTACTTCTTGTGTTTCTGATGACCATGAGTACGGTACGAATGGATATAGTCATGATCAGTGCTGGGGACACATAAGCTCAACCTAAGTATCTTTCGTATATAGCATCTGGAACAAGCCTTGCCTCATTATATGTGTAATCactctttttttcaaaaaaaaaaaaaaatcaaatttgtaaaCTTGTACCAAGTAATCTGACTGGGTAAGATAGGGTTACATCAGATCAATCTGGATTTATTCACTATGTAGGATTCATTGTAAAACTTCAGCAGCTGGAAGAAGTTAAGGCTTATAATAGTCATTTCATTCAAGAAGAAGAATCTGGTTTAGGTTTAAATCCAATTCTAACTGTACGAAAGCTGTGCAGTTAAAGAACCAATGCATTAGTTTTacaatatatattcaaattagcATCAAACAAGCCAAAAGGTGTGCAGGCTTTTAGGTTAGCTTAGCAAGTGCCTTTGTTTCAGATTTGCCATTTTTGGAAGATACACTAATATTCCAGTCCTATATTGGTATGAAAAGTTAATGCATGATCCTTCTGAAGCTCAAACCAGATATTTAATGATGGCAAGATGTGTATGTTGAGGCGGACGAGTGATCTCgcaaaaagagaataagaagcAAGTTTGACTGGCAAAAGTTGGAAATAGCATTTCTCGAGTATATGTGgctgaaaatctcataaaatggTTTTGACATGTTGTATAGGTATGAGTTGCAAAAATAAGTGTGACGACCCAATAATGCCACATTGGGGAGGACAGTAATTCCTATGGGAAAGGAATTTCTTGTAGGAATACAAGGATCAAGGgctctagtaataataattgggcctAAACATTTTTGGCGCGTGGTTTGGGCCTAAAAATTATAATGCTAGCAGGTTGGGTCATTATATTTAGTATCAGGGGCGGTTTGTTAGCTGGAAGTGTAAGATTGATTTCACATTGCCGGGTAATATTGAGCTAGGGAATGAAATCGCCTGGTAATATTGAGCTAGGGAATTGGACTTGACGAGGACATAAAGGTTTAAATAGGGGAGTCTGTAATGCTctaatagtcccatatcggatgAAAAAGAAATTCCTTTTGGGAACATAGGTACTAAGGCTGTAATAATAGTGTAACTAGACTTAAGCATTTTTACTCAGCGGTTTGGGCCCAATAAGTTATTAGTACTAGTGGATTGCATTATTAGAATAAGTGACTCTTCAGAAGATGCTTGAGAATAGGATGGCCAAAAATGTTGTTGGAGAAGCAAGAAAAAGGCGTAACATTTACTTTCATGTCGGACCATGTTTAAATAGTGTTGACCACTGAGTGAGAGGAAACTATCTATATAGCAAACCCCAATAAGAGTGATCATGTAAACAGTTTAGCATAACTATAATAACAGGGTTTTGTTTCAAGTATAATATTTCCTCCTGTTTTGTAACACATCCAATGGGTTCTCATCATTTGCAATATCTACACCATCAGTTCAGTTTAATCTCTCTGCAGTTTCAAATGTCAACACTATAAAAACCAGAGAGGATGCAATGGGTGGCATTTTATAATTTGTACTCTTGCAGCAACTAAaactatcatttttttaaaaaattatttggtttGAAGCATGTAAATGTTGCTTATACTGCATTTCTTAACCAAAAGCCAAATGAATGAAAACTTATGTCTCCAAGCAAGATAACGATCTTGGATTTAATGCTGTTAAGTTTTTTTACCATCCTTTATTTGTgctattttcttaattttggaGAATGCAAGACATTAATACTTAATGTTTAAAAATAACAGCCCTGATGGTTCGAATATCTTTCCCTGCAGGTATAGGTTGTGTTCTGCATGCAATGATAAGTTGCAGCTTGGATCATTGATCTCTACTTTCACTAACGCCCGTTGTGCCATTGTTGCTGCTGCGAAGTAACATTGAAGTGAAGCTGCGGCCTTTTACTTTTCTGATCTGACAAGAGAAATTATACTTTTTGGTGAATCTGGCATAATTCAATGAGGCTGTTTGGCTCCTGTGCGCAGCAAATTGAGGGGAATTGCTGTAACTTAACCATTGTAAGATAGCTTGTGTTTTGCAAAACTATGTGTTGACCTGTTATGATCAAAATCTGTTTGTTGCACTGGCCGTGTTGAGGCTGGAGGAAGAGTGGAAATTGCGTTGTTATTCGGTTCTCTAATCTGCATCGTtgttgtgctctctctctctctctctctctctctctctctttttgtgaATCAAGTTTGCTGGAGCTGCACATTAGTTGTTCTTGAATTGGTCAGAAGAAAATGGATTGACGCAAAAGTCATGTATTGCATCTATCATTTTCTTATTAGGATTGCGAGGAGCATTTACTTTTCTATAACAAATCTAATTTCTGTTGGGATTTCTTGCAAGTCTATGATTTTTCCATGATTTCAGCTTAACACATTCTGctcacaaactttttttttttttttttttcagttttcttttttcgttttactgtgaattattttctttttgctttttaatagattatatttattttgttgtaaAAATGGGACTTTATATCAAATGCTCAGAATTTTATGCTGAAATTTGTTCTGTCATCAACTTTGTTGGCTATTGCGGTTTGGCAGAAGATTAAATATAATCTCCGGCAGTAAACACTGGCTTATCCCAACTAGTAAATTTCCTTGTACAAGTTTGGGTTATAATGCATTTGTTATATGTTGACTCTACCACGTTTATGAATCTCCAAAATTCTAACATTTCGTATCACTGACTTTGTTCGCAATATCATTGATCCTGAATTAACTATCTTCATTTAAGAACCTGCCAAAATGGTGATCGGTAATTATCTAAAAATCAGAATAATAAGTCTACAGATTTTCATATTACAAAATCCTGCACATAGAACTATGCATAATTGTGCGTCTTTACAATTTCCTATCTTGCTGAATTTCTGAATTAAAAATTGTGAAAGGCACTACTCCTAAATAATACAATAGGTGGGCATTCCTAGAAATGCAAATGGATCTAGGTTGGAGCTCCGGCCTCAATCCATCCCGAAGGGAGCGCTAAATGGGAAtacaaaatatagaaaaatataattcatTTTGAATGGaaatagaaaatatagaaaaatataacctgTTTTGAATCCGCCCATGATCTGCCAAGTAAATGGAGTCGAAGGCGGAAGacctttttcttccttcaatccgctTCGATCCGTCAATAATCTGCCAAAAATTCACTTCTGTCCCAAATAGGATGATAAAtgagtcaaaaataaaataaaaaataattcacccTGAATCCGCCCCACcttataagaaatggagcgggaggtgggggaaccctcccccctcccccggATCCACCCTGTTTGGATCCGAGACACTCCCCTATAtgtccaatattttttttaaaaaaaaaatagcacgatatttattttatttattagataaataaatttagttatataAAATGAGACAGTTAaggtctcaaaaaaaaaaaaaaaaaggtgaaaaattaaagaaaaaatgaactaaaaagaaaaccaaaaaagaacTAAACACGTGTTATTTCAAAGAaagcgtgtgtgtgtgtgtgtgaatcaGTACATTGGACTATAAATAAGAGCAACATTACGCAGAAGCTAAAACGGTACctgtaaattaattataaaattaaaaactcatAATTACAGCATGTTGTGGCATCCGCAACAGTATTAGTATATGTGTGCAAAATAATAATGGAAGAGATGATCACGCTTGGAAATATAACACTTGTCAAAACAGTACACCGGATTCGCCACAACGAATGATATGGACTCCTCTCTTCCATCACGAATACACACTGGACACGTGTCAAAACATTTCATGCCGATACTCTTCTTCGTCCGTTGGATCAACTCTAACATCCTTCCCCGCAGCGAATCCCCCCAATCTttgttcttatttttaattgtcTCGGCTCTCACCAACCGCCTCTCTTTGAACGGCGACCCAAACCTACGAAGCTCTCTCGCTCCGCCATTCCCCACGTCCACGGAATTCCAaatccctaaccctaattctCGTCCCCGTCCCCCCAAATCCCCTAATGCCTCTCcaaatttggatttgaattcggAGTGGATCTTTCGATCTCTGTGACATGGGCACACCTCATGTGAATCTCGATCTCAATGGCGCGGAGATCCGCGGAGAATTG includes the following:
- the LOC109712012 gene encoding replication factor C subunit 3 isoform X1, which codes for MAEIMEIDDDDDAPAAAPPPPKLDKGKSPLAHDVAKSAPWVEKYRPKSLADVAAHRDIVDTIDRLTNENRLPHLLLYGPPGTGKTSTILAVARKLYGSQYQNMILELNASDDRGIGVVRQQIQDFASARSLSFGAKPSVKLVLLDEADAMTKDAQFALRRVIEKHTKSTRFALICNHVNKIIPALQSRCTRFRFAPLEATHIRERLQYVIKAEGLDVDESGLTALVRLSNGDMRKALNILQSTHMASQHITEEAVYLCTGNPMPKDIEQIAYWLLNESFTTSFRYISDIKMRKGLALIDIVREVTMFVFKIQMPSNVQVKLINDLADIEYRLCSACNDKLQLGSLISTFTNARCAIVAAAK
- the LOC109712012 gene encoding replication factor C subunit 3 isoform X2; this encodes MAEIMEIDDDDDAPAAAPPPPKLDKGKSPLAHDVAKSAPWVEKYRPKSLADVAAHRDIVDTIDRLTNENRLPHLLLYGPPGTGKTSTILAVARKLYGSQYQNMILELNASDDRGIGVVRQQIQDFASARSLSFGAKPSVKLVLLDEADAMTKDAQFALRRVIEKHTKSTRFALICNHVNKIIPALQSRCTRFRFAPLEATHIRERLQYVIKAEGLDVDESGLTALVRLSNGDMRKALNILQSTHMASQHITEEAVYLCTGNPMPKDIEQIAYWLLNESFTTSFRYISDIKMRKGLALIDIVREVTMYRLCSACNDKLQLGSLISTFTNARCAIVAAAK